A genomic window from Chitinophaga pollutisoli includes:
- a CDS encoding SusC/RagA family TonB-linked outer membrane protein, whose translation MGQFNAGRCLTLAMCLTVGAAQAASANDLPQRETALSYQEPGGRKMPLKRVLADMEKALRVRINYMGNTVGNLQVDPPPPHAGEAVITYINRYLAAFGLEAEHASGNDYIIYKKEKANTSAAPATAPTAQPATSAPARQDLTAIPQQQASVQGTVTDEQGLALPGVTVLVKGTTNGTKTNDNGRYQINNVPPNATLVYSFIGYKAQEVKPGKRTQLDVKLLTDVQSMKDVVITGYQRIKRDNYTGSAVTITGEELKRFNPQNILSSIQAYDPSFRLAENNLAGSNPNMLPNISIRGTTALPANTDNVLSRNQLASVTNLPLFILDGYPTNIQAIFDLDMNQVETITLLKDAAATAIYGSRASNGVVVIYTKAPKEGKLELHYNYELNVVAPDLTAYNVLNAKDKLEYERLAGLYTDNQVDAPDELEKQYFRKRQNVLAGVNTYWLSQPVQTELGHRHSVSLQGGTRAVKYGVDARYQSNGGVMKGSGRDRYSLSNTLSYNLGENNKFLARNMFTITQVNQKNSNFGSFSNYVRMNPYYPKTDSLGRLIREVDMWNSRGGEGNGVINSAVLNPMYEATIGNFDKSEYLEFTDILALEYNFNPQWRVRSEVSFIRRGNSVDKFTSPFSNKYYDYEGDDLKDRGEYLFATDKETQWDGNITLNYNKQIGGNFITATGGFNMQSVDYWRKETIGEGFVNDRFSDINFARRYKNNTRPEGESRQQRLAGGFATVNYAYKNRYLLDATFRVDGSSKFGADSRMAPFWSMGMGWNLHQEAFLQGHPFINQLKIRATTGLTGDVSFPSYLSNTTYEYYGGDWYSTGVGAIFKEYGNRSLKWQRTQNYDLGLEASLWNDRVYLAPRYYFKHTRDLLADVNVPLSTGFPKYKENLGEMVNKGYELFLRMNAFRSRKWSVNFNVNLVHNSNEITKISNALKSFNDEIDKQQTEKPELRSVPLLRFQEGQSMSTIYAVRSLGIDPETGKEIFLKRDGTRTFDYNVKDIMPVGDETPVLEGNFGTSVVYGGFMVEVRFWTRLGGDIYNQTLVDRVENADPRYNVDSRVLSERWIKPGDVAFFKNIADQGTTQTSSRFVQEENRLELKSVFLSYDFPASFYKRLRMHYLRLSANMNDLAYWSTVKAERGIDYPFARSITFTLSTRF comes from the coding sequence ATGGGACAATTCAACGCCGGCCGATGCCTGACGCTGGCGATGTGCCTTACAGTGGGCGCCGCACAAGCTGCTTCGGCAAATGACTTGCCGCAAAGGGAAACGGCCCTTTCGTACCAGGAACCGGGAGGCCGCAAGATGCCGCTTAAACGCGTGCTCGCCGACATGGAGAAAGCGCTCCGCGTCCGGATCAATTACATGGGCAACACCGTGGGTAATCTCCAGGTAGACCCTCCGCCTCCGCATGCCGGCGAAGCCGTCATCACCTACATCAACCGCTACCTCGCCGCCTTCGGGCTCGAAGCGGAACATGCATCCGGCAACGATTACATTATTTACAAAAAGGAAAAGGCCAACACGTCCGCCGCACCCGCTACGGCACCCACAGCGCAGCCCGCAACCAGCGCTCCGGCCCGGCAGGACCTCACGGCCATCCCGCAGCAACAGGCCTCCGTGCAAGGTACAGTTACCGATGAACAGGGCCTCGCATTGCCCGGAGTAACCGTGCTTGTTAAAGGCACGACCAACGGTACCAAAACCAACGACAACGGCCGCTACCAGATCAACAACGTTCCCCCCAACGCCACGCTTGTCTACTCCTTCATCGGCTACAAGGCCCAGGAAGTGAAACCCGGCAAGCGCACGCAGCTGGATGTGAAACTGCTCACCGATGTGCAGTCCATGAAAGACGTGGTGATCACCGGTTACCAGCGTATCAAGCGCGATAACTACACCGGTTCCGCCGTAACGATCACAGGAGAGGAGCTCAAGCGATTCAACCCGCAAAATATCCTGTCCAGCATCCAGGCCTACGACCCGTCGTTCCGCCTCGCGGAGAACAACCTGGCCGGCTCCAACCCCAACATGCTGCCCAATATCAGCATCCGGGGAACGACCGCGCTGCCGGCCAATACCGACAACGTACTGAGCCGCAACCAGCTGGCATCCGTTACCAACCTGCCGCTCTTCATCCTCGACGGCTATCCCACCAACATCCAGGCGATCTTCGACCTGGATATGAACCAGGTTGAAACCATTACCCTGCTGAAGGACGCGGCGGCGACGGCGATCTACGGTTCCCGCGCTTCCAACGGCGTAGTCGTGATTTATACCAAAGCCCCGAAAGAAGGCAAGCTGGAACTGCACTACAACTACGAACTGAACGTGGTGGCGCCCGACCTGACGGCTTACAACGTCCTCAACGCAAAGGATAAACTGGAATACGAAAGGCTCGCGGGACTGTACACCGACAACCAGGTGGATGCGCCCGACGAACTGGAGAAACAATACTTCCGGAAGCGGCAGAACGTGCTGGCGGGAGTGAACACCTACTGGCTGTCGCAGCCCGTGCAAACGGAGCTGGGCCATCGCCATTCCGTGTCGCTGCAGGGCGGTACCCGCGCCGTGAAATACGGTGTGGATGCCCGCTACCAAAGCAACGGCGGTGTGATGAAAGGTTCCGGCCGCGACCGTTACAGCCTTTCCAATACCCTCAGCTACAACCTGGGCGAGAATAACAAGTTCCTGGCCCGGAACATGTTCACCATCACGCAGGTGAACCAGAAGAACAGCAATTTCGGGAGCTTCTCCAATTATGTAAGGATGAACCCCTACTACCCGAAAACCGACAGCCTGGGCCGCCTCATCCGTGAAGTGGATATGTGGAACTCCCGCGGCGGCGAAGGTAACGGCGTCATCAATTCCGCGGTGCTCAATCCCATGTACGAAGCCACCATCGGTAACTTCGACAAAAGCGAATACCTAGAGTTTACCGACATCCTCGCGCTGGAATACAACTTCAACCCGCAATGGCGCGTACGCTCGGAAGTGAGCTTTATCCGCCGCGGCAACTCCGTGGATAAATTCACTTCTCCCTTCAGCAACAAGTATTACGATTATGAGGGCGACGATCTGAAAGACAGGGGCGAATACCTCTTCGCGACCGACAAGGAAACGCAATGGGACGGTAACATCACCCTCAACTATAACAAACAGATCGGCGGCAACTTCATTACCGCTACCGGTGGCTTCAATATGCAGTCGGTGGATTACTGGAGAAAGGAGACGATCGGCGAAGGGTTTGTAAACGACCGGTTCAGCGATATCAATTTCGCGCGCCGGTATAAAAACAATACCCGGCCCGAAGGTGAATCGCGCCAGCAGCGCCTGGCCGGTGGCTTCGCTACCGTGAACTACGCCTACAAAAACCGTTACCTGCTCGACGCAACATTCCGCGTGGACGGGTCCAGCAAATTCGGGGCGGATTCGCGCATGGCGCCGTTCTGGTCCATGGGTATGGGCTGGAACCTCCACCAGGAAGCCTTCCTGCAAGGCCATCCGTTCATCAACCAGCTGAAAATACGTGCCACAACAGGTCTTACGGGAGACGTTTCTTTCCCTTCCTACCTGTCCAACACTACATATGAATATTACGGCGGTGACTGGTATTCCACCGGTGTGGGCGCCATCTTCAAAGAGTACGGCAACCGCAGCCTGAAATGGCAGCGCACGCAGAACTACGATCTCGGGCTGGAAGCATCGCTCTGGAACGACCGTGTCTACCTGGCGCCGCGTTACTACTTCAAGCACACCCGCGACCTGTTGGCCGACGTGAACGTTCCCCTCAGCACCGGTTTCCCCAAATACAAGGAGAACCTCGGCGAGATGGTGAACAAGGGCTACGAACTGTTCCTCCGCATGAATGCCTTCCGCAGCCGCAAGTGGTCGGTGAACTTCAACGTGAACCTGGTGCATAACTCCAACGAGATCACCAAAATCTCCAACGCGCTGAAAAGCTTCAACGACGAGATCGACAAGCAACAAACCGAGAAACCCGAACTGCGTTCCGTGCCCCTGCTGCGATTCCAGGAAGGGCAGTCGATGAGCACGATCTACGCCGTGCGCTCCCTCGGCATCGATCCGGAAACCGGCAAGGAAATCTTCCTGAAACGCGACGGCACCCGCACGTTTGATTATAATGTGAAAGACATCATGCCCGTTGGCGACGAAACGCCCGTGCTCGAAGGCAACTTCGGTACCAGCGTCGTATACGGCGGATTTATGGTGGAGGTGCGCTTCTGGACAAGGCTCGGCGGCGATATCTACAACCAGACGCTGGTAGACCGCGTGGAAAACGCCGACCCGAGATACAACGTAGACAGCCGCGTGCTGTCCGAACGCTGGATCAAGCCCGGCGACGTGGCGTTCTTCAAGAACATCGCCGACCAGGGCACCACGCAGACGTCCTCGCGCTTCGTGCAGGAGGAAAACAGGCTGGAGCTGAAATCCGTGTTCCTGTCGTACGACTTCCCGGCCAGCTTCTACAAAAGGCTGCGGATGCATTACCTGCGCTTGTCGGCCAACATGAACGACCTGGCTTACTGGTCGACCGTTAAGGCCGAGCGCGGTATCGATTATCCGTTTGCCCGGAGCATCACCTTCACACTTTCAACCAGATTCTAA
- a CDS encoding sigma-70 family RNA polymerase sigma factor, which produces MSNGTEHIIEAGGRYAHLSDPALWNKVKEGDRGALDYIYRQHFRPLFGYGMKVHADETLVQDAIHDVFVSIWQGRNGLSSTDSIRYYLLSSLKRRILRHLGKQLVLQDDDTFYDAPASSPEDDLIGRQNDLQRRARLAGVMSELPPRQQEVLYLRYYHGLDTRETADIMSLSVNSAYVLLSKALKYLKDNSDKIVFAITFLGNGFIY; this is translated from the coding sequence TTGAGCAACGGTACAGAACATATTATTGAGGCGGGCGGGAGGTACGCCCACCTGTCCGACCCGGCCCTGTGGAATAAAGTGAAAGAAGGCGACCGTGGCGCGCTGGATTATATCTACCGGCAGCACTTCCGCCCGCTTTTCGGCTATGGCATGAAGGTACATGCAGACGAGACCCTCGTGCAGGACGCCATCCACGATGTATTCGTTAGCATCTGGCAGGGGAGGAACGGGCTTTCTTCCACGGATTCCATCCGGTATTATTTGCTTTCCAGCCTCAAACGGCGCATTCTCCGTCACCTCGGCAAACAACTCGTGTTGCAGGACGACGATACCTTTTACGATGCGCCCGCATCATCCCCCGAAGACGATCTTATCGGCCGGCAAAACGATCTGCAGCGCAGGGCGCGCCTGGCGGGCGTGATGTCCGAACTGCCGCCGCGGCAGCAGGAAGTTTTGTACCTCCGTTATTATCACGGCCTCGACACCCGCGAAACCGCGGATATCATGTCCCTTTCCGTCAATTCGGCCTACGTATTGCTCTCCAAAGCGCTGAAATATTTAAAAGACAACAGCGACAAAATCGTTTTTGCAATCACTTTCCTTGGGAACGGATTTATATACTGA
- the ytxJ gene encoding bacillithiol system redox-active protein YtxJ, whose translation MWTTLESEEQLDQIQHRSFDHPVVIFKHSTRCPTSGMVKSRLERSVAPEGWEFYYLDLIRYRPVSNRIAEKFGVEHESPQVLLIRNGECVYDESHMSIRMEELTEMS comes from the coding sequence ATGTGGACAACCCTGGAAAGTGAAGAACAGCTGGACCAGATCCAGCACCGGTCGTTCGACCACCCTGTGGTCATTTTTAAACACAGCACGCGCTGCCCTACCAGCGGTATGGTCAAATCGCGGCTGGAAAGATCGGTGGCGCCCGAAGGGTGGGAGTTTTATTACCTCGATCTGATCCGTTACCGCCCGGTTTCCAACCGGATCGCGGAAAAGTTCGGTGTGGAGCACGAATCTCCGCAGGTATTGCTCATCCGCAACGGGGAATGTGTGTACGACGAAAGCCATATGTCCATCCGCATGGAGGAACTGACTGAGATGAGCTAA
- the murC gene encoding Mur ligase family protein translates to MANVHFIAIGGSVMHQLAIALKHKGYRITGSDDEIFEPSRTNLRLAGILPDSLGWDPSRVTADLDAVILGMHARADNPELLRAQELKLPIYSFPEYIYQESRNKTRVAIGGSHGKTTITAMVMHVLQQCQMQFDYLVGARLEGFAQSVNVTNAPLIVCEADEYPASVIEKRPKFHFLHPQIAVLSGIAWDHINVFPTFENYLEQFAIFIRTMEPGGRLIYNETDDTLRQLVEKEGQHLVLEPYGMPEHVIRNGITRVRFGNASTDLLVFGGHNLLNIHAALLVCRALGVGDIDFLAAIASFKGAAKRLELVTKNEETAIYRDFAHAPSKVKATIQALKDQYPERKLIGVLELHTYSSLNAGFMKEYAGALDPANEAAVFYSGHALEIKRMPYLEPAVIREGFGRKDLQVFTSRADLEKWLDGRSYSHTNLLLMSSGDYEGLDLAGLKKYLPVQKPQS, encoded by the coding sequence ATGGCAAATGTACATTTTATAGCGATAGGCGGCAGTGTGATGCACCAGTTGGCGATCGCGCTGAAGCACAAGGGGTACCGGATTACGGGCAGCGACGACGAAATTTTCGAGCCTTCGCGTACCAACCTCCGCCTGGCGGGCATATTGCCCGATTCCCTGGGCTGGGACCCCTCCCGTGTAACGGCAGACCTTGATGCCGTGATCCTCGGCATGCATGCCCGGGCGGACAATCCCGAGTTGCTGCGCGCCCAGGAACTGAAGCTACCTATCTACTCTTTCCCGGAGTACATTTACCAGGAAAGCCGCAACAAAACCCGCGTGGCCATCGGCGGCAGCCACGGTAAAACGACCATTACCGCTATGGTCATGCACGTTTTACAACAGTGCCAGATGCAGTTCGACTACCTGGTGGGCGCCCGGCTCGAAGGTTTTGCGCAGTCCGTTAACGTCACAAATGCCCCCCTCATTGTGTGCGAAGCGGATGAATATCCGGCTTCCGTCATCGAAAAACGGCCGAAATTCCATTTTCTGCATCCCCAGATCGCCGTTTTGAGCGGGATCGCCTGGGATCATATCAACGTGTTCCCCACCTTCGAAAACTACCTGGAACAGTTCGCCATCTTCATCCGGACGATGGAACCGGGCGGGAGGCTGATCTATAATGAAACCGACGACACCCTCCGCCAGCTGGTGGAAAAGGAAGGCCAACACCTCGTGCTGGAGCCCTACGGCATGCCGGAGCACGTAATCCGCAACGGGATCACCCGCGTGCGCTTCGGGAACGCTTCCACCGATCTGCTGGTATTCGGCGGGCATAACCTCCTGAATATCCACGCCGCGCTGCTCGTGTGCCGGGCCCTCGGCGTGGGCGACATCGACTTCCTGGCGGCCATCGCCTCTTTCAAAGGCGCGGCCAAAAGGCTGGAACTGGTGACTAAAAACGAGGAAACGGCCATTTACCGCGACTTCGCCCACGCGCCTTCCAAGGTGAAAGCCACTATCCAGGCGCTGAAAGACCAGTACCCGGAGCGCAAACTTATTGGCGTATTGGAATTGCATACTTACAGCAGTTTGAACGCGGGATTCATGAAAGAATATGCCGGCGCACTGGATCCGGCGAACGAAGCGGCGGTTTTCTACAGCGGGCATGCCCTGGAGATCAAACGGATGCCGTATCTTGAGCCCGCAGTGATCCGGGAAGGCTTCGGCCGGAAGGATCTGCAAGTTTTCACCAGCCGCGCCGACCTGGAAAAATGGCTCGACGGCCGTTCCTATTCCCATACCAACCTCCTGCTCATGAGCTCCGGCGATTACGAAGGGCTCGACCTGGCGGGATTGAAAAAATATTTACCGGTTCAGAAACCTCAATCATAA
- a CDS encoding DUF4843 domain-containing protein, which translates to MKKITKITIWLLAAGWLAGCEKGDDLVYKSDDGVYFDFSSSDLTNQRIDSVIYSFALFPDKSFDTILLPVRLSGNRTTAGRKVKVTLVNGKTTAQPGLHFEVLKADYTLPADSGRLDIPVVIYNTDPLLAEKAVRLFLQLQPTGDFATMFPKLDTAKIIFSNRLEKPLYWEIWQGELGEYSRVKHELFIRVSGTTSLTEDRADWQATPKVLYHTRRFRSFLANPKTWTEENPEEGYVVTPGANGTLEFYHSENTAKKYILTLNPADGRYYFTDEDGDPVI; encoded by the coding sequence ATGAAGAAAATAACCAAAATCACAATATGGCTGCTGGCTGCCGGATGGCTGGCAGGATGCGAAAAAGGGGACGACCTCGTATACAAATCCGATGACGGCGTATACTTCGATTTCAGCTCCAGCGACCTGACGAACCAGCGGATCGACAGCGTGATCTATTCCTTCGCGCTGTTTCCCGATAAATCTTTCGACACGATCCTTTTGCCCGTGCGGCTTTCCGGGAACAGGACCACCGCAGGCCGCAAGGTGAAGGTGACCCTGGTAAACGGTAAAACCACCGCGCAACCGGGCCTGCACTTCGAAGTGCTGAAGGCGGATTATACCCTGCCCGCAGATTCGGGCCGGCTCGATATCCCGGTGGTGATCTACAACACCGACCCCTTGCTGGCGGAAAAAGCCGTGCGGCTCTTCCTGCAGCTGCAACCTACCGGCGACTTCGCCACCATGTTCCCCAAACTCGATACCGCCAAGATCATCTTCTCCAACCGGCTCGAAAAGCCCCTCTACTGGGAGATATGGCAAGGCGAACTGGGCGAGTATTCCCGCGTGAAGCACGAGCTGTTTATCCGCGTTTCAGGTACTACATCGCTAACGGAAGACCGCGCCGACTGGCAGGCTACACCCAAAGTGCTGTACCATACCCGCCGATTCCGTTCTTTCCTCGCCAATCCCAAAACCTGGACGGAAGAAAACCCGGAAGAAGGATATGTGGTAACGCCCGGCGCCAATGGTACGCTGGAATTCTATCACAGCGAAAACACCGCGAAGAAATACATCCTCACGCTCAACCCGGCAGACGGACGTTATTA
- a CDS encoding FecR domain-containing protein, whose product MADQTFTLEYFLSQPGFREWVLQKDIRFTEEWEAWTRRHPEHAATVQAAADWLLMTDEREAVPEASMQEATWAKVVASIDAAPARNSRRTLVRWLPWAAAAAIIGLLAIVWLQGKEAEKEFVTMATGYGDVKNITLPDGSEVCLNVNSTVKYAAVWHADSTREVWLGGEAFFEVKHLAANRKFIVHTDDVDIQVVGTAFNVNTRRVQTQVVLQNGKVNLKLNRKDTALIAMKPGDMVTWSAERRELTNNQVDPVQYAAWQQQRLIFHDATLAEVLLALQENTGVKVQLEDTAMLKETFTGTIPTDHIDVFFKTLSRSFDITITENGKDSYVIRKKEGQ is encoded by the coding sequence ATGGCCGACCAGACTTTCACGTTGGAATACTTCTTATCGCAGCCCGGATTCCGGGAGTGGGTCCTCCAAAAGGACATCCGCTTCACGGAAGAGTGGGAAGCGTGGACGCGCCGGCACCCGGAACATGCGGCTACCGTACAGGCCGCGGCAGACTGGTTGCTGATGACGGACGAGCGAGAAGCCGTTCCGGAAGCATCCATGCAGGAAGCAACCTGGGCGAAAGTAGTGGCCTCCATCGATGCAGCGCCCGCCCGCAATAGCCGCCGCACCCTGGTGCGCTGGCTGCCATGGGCCGCCGCGGCCGCCATCATCGGTCTCTTGGCGATCGTATGGCTCCAGGGAAAGGAAGCGGAAAAAGAATTTGTAACCATGGCCACCGGTTACGGCGATGTGAAGAACATCACCCTGCCCGACGGCTCGGAAGTTTGCCTCAATGTAAATTCCACGGTAAAATATGCTGCCGTATGGCACGCCGACTCAACGCGGGAAGTGTGGCTGGGTGGGGAAGCCTTCTTCGAAGTGAAGCACCTCGCCGCCAACCGGAAATTTATCGTTCATACGGATGACGTAGACATCCAGGTAGTGGGGACCGCCTTCAACGTGAACACCCGCCGCGTGCAAACGCAGGTGGTATTGCAAAACGGGAAGGTGAACCTGAAACTTAACCGGAAAGATACGGCGCTGATCGCCATGAAACCCGGGGATATGGTCACCTGGTCCGCCGAGCGCCGGGAGCTGACCAATAACCAGGTAGATCCCGTGCAGTACGCCGCCTGGCAACAGCAGCGCCTCATTTTCCATGACGCCACGCTGGCCGAAGTGCTGCTGGCCCTGCAGGAAAACACCGGCGTGAAAGTACAGCTGGAAGATACCGCCATGCTGAAAGAAACATTCACCGGAACAATACCGACCGATCATATCGACGTGTTTTTCAAAACATTGTCGCGGTCTTTTGATATCACGATCACGGAAAACGGGAAAGACAGTTATGTGATCCGTAAGAAAGAGGGACAGTAG
- a CDS encoding UbiX family flavin prenyltransferase: MKHRIVVAVTGASGSIYARQLLQKLAGMKEQIDQVAIVMTENAKTVWETELDEKGYEQLPFPFFSQGDFHAPFASGSGRFGTMIICPCSMGTLGRIAGGISNDLITRAADVVLKERRKLICVLRDTPYNLVHIRNMQAVTEAGGIICPATPSFYSRPQTIEDVAATVVDRVIDLAGLDHDTFRWGE, translated from the coding sequence ATGAAGCATCGTATAGTTGTGGCGGTTACCGGGGCCAGCGGGTCCATTTACGCCCGGCAGCTCCTGCAAAAGCTGGCCGGGATGAAGGAGCAGATCGACCAGGTGGCCATTGTGATGACCGAGAATGCGAAGACGGTCTGGGAAACCGAGCTGGATGAGAAGGGGTACGAGCAGTTGCCGTTCCCGTTTTTTTCGCAGGGCGATTTCCATGCCCCTTTCGCCAGTGGCAGCGGGCGTTTCGGCACCATGATTATTTGTCCCTGCTCGATGGGCACCCTGGGCCGCATTGCCGGCGGGATCTCCAACGACCTGATCACGCGGGCGGCCGACGTGGTGCTGAAAGAGCGCCGGAAGCTCATCTGCGTGCTGCGCGATACGCCTTACAACCTGGTACACATCCGGAATATGCAGGCGGTGACTGAAGCGGGGGGCATTATTTGCCCGGCAACGCCTTCGTTTTACTCCCGGCCGCAAACGATCGAGGACGTGGCAGCCACGGTGGTGGACCGCGTCATCGACCTGGCGGGGCTCGACCACGATACCTTCCGTTGGGGGGAATAA
- the aroQ gene encoding type II 3-dehydroquinate dehydratase yields the protein MKIAIINGPNLNLLGKREPEVYGKISFEQYFETLKTAFPNVELTYFQSNVEGVLIDKLQELGFSYDGIIFNGGAYTHYSYAIRDAIAAIKTPVVEVHISNVYAREEFRHKSISGGNAVGVITGLGMKGYDLAVRFFLER from the coding sequence ATGAAAATAGCCATCATCAACGGCCCCAACCTCAACCTGTTGGGCAAGCGCGAACCGGAAGTTTACGGAAAGATTTCCTTCGAACAGTATTTTGAAACCCTGAAAACCGCGTTCCCGAACGTGGAGCTGACGTATTTCCAAAGCAATGTGGAAGGCGTGCTGATCGACAAATTGCAGGAACTGGGGTTCTCTTACGACGGCATCATCTTCAACGGCGGTGCGTATACCCATTATTCCTACGCCATCCGCGACGCCATCGCAGCCATCAAGACGCCCGTGGTGGAGGTGCATATCAGTAATGTGTACGCGCGGGAAGAGTTCCGGCATAAGTCCATCTCCGGCGGCAACGCGGTAGGGGTGATTACCGGTTTAGGGATGAAAGGGTACGACCTGGCCGTCCGTTTTTTTCTGGAACGTTGA
- a CDS encoding RagB/SusD family nutrient uptake outer membrane protein — protein MRINIILIGGMLALASCTKWLDVSPKSEVSMDLLFTSREGYQDAVNGLYSRSVKEDLYGRELTAGTLDVLAQNYNIDVVDRVGFRQTMLFNYRDNNFINRQKDSWAGLYTVVANSNLILEHVDGSGNLLEASERDLIKGEALAMRAWCHFDVLRQFAAAPMVTPGAQGIPYVTTFSRKTTPVYTLRQVLDSVIRDLTAARELLKNVDPIVKPGYKVGYTTPDSSTEVSGPMFFQHRRHRLNYFAVTGALARVQLYAGNTAAALTMAKEVIESNKFPWTRQTDFLNPDEQQKDRILYKELLFGLYAPNMTNPLYDRLRNGETTLNTPPGELRTMYEVAGPGAEDFRYKQWFSQQNSSTGGYMRLEKYSRNGDKNLHDLMIPMLRLSEMYYIAAEAVYDTDPAKGWEYLNTVRKQRGMGVPLNDPSKTVFMNELVKDARKEFFGEGQIFYMYKRLNRAYPGLGGNTIQPTPRYSSSPGRTTSSLMVTVKPANS, from the coding sequence ATGAGAATAAATATCATACTGATCGGTGGCATGCTGGCGCTCGCATCCTGCACCAAATGGCTCGACGTGTCGCCGAAATCGGAAGTTTCGATGGACCTGCTGTTTACTTCCCGCGAAGGGTACCAGGATGCGGTGAACGGGCTTTACAGCCGCAGCGTGAAGGAAGACCTTTACGGCAGGGAGCTGACCGCAGGCACGCTCGACGTGCTGGCACAGAATTATAATATTGACGTAGTGGACCGGGTAGGTTTCCGCCAGACCATGCTGTTCAACTACCGCGACAATAACTTCATCAACCGCCAGAAGGATAGCTGGGCCGGTCTGTATACGGTGGTGGCCAACAGCAACCTCATCCTGGAGCATGTAGATGGTTCCGGCAACCTGCTGGAAGCATCGGAGCGCGACCTGATCAAAGGGGAAGCGCTGGCGATGCGGGCCTGGTGCCACTTCGACGTGCTGCGTCAGTTCGCGGCCGCTCCGATGGTTACGCCCGGTGCGCAGGGGATTCCCTATGTAACGACTTTTTCACGGAAAACGACGCCGGTGTACACCTTGCGCCAGGTGCTGGATTCCGTGATCCGCGACCTCACCGCCGCGCGGGAGTTGCTGAAGAACGTAGACCCCATCGTGAAACCGGGTTATAAAGTGGGATATACGACGCCCGATTCTTCCACGGAAGTTTCCGGCCCGATGTTCTTCCAGCACCGCCGTCACCGCCTCAATTACTTCGCGGTAACCGGCGCGCTGGCCCGTGTGCAGCTCTACGCCGGCAACACTGCCGCCGCGCTCACAATGGCGAAAGAAGTGATCGAATCCAACAAATTCCCCTGGACGCGGCAGACGGATTTTCTGAATCCGGACGAGCAGCAGAAGGACCGTATCCTGTACAAGGAACTGCTCTTCGGGCTGTACGCACCGAACATGACCAATCCGCTGTACGACCGGCTACGCAATGGTGAAACCACGCTGAACACGCCTCCCGGTGAGTTGCGGACCATGTATGAAGTGGCGGGCCCCGGCGCGGAGGACTTCCGGTACAAGCAATGGTTCTCCCAGCAGAACAGCTCCACAGGCGGCTACATGCGCCTGGAAAAATACAGCCGCAACGGCGACAAGAACCTGCATGATCTCATGATCCCCATGCTGCGACTCAGCGAAATGTATTATATCGCCGCGGAAGCAGTGTACGATACCGATCCCGCGAAAGGTTGGGAATACCTCAACACCGTTCGCAAACAGCGCGGGATGGGCGTTCCGTTGAATGATCCCTCCAAAACCGTATTCATGAATGAACTCGTGAAAGATGCCAGGAAGGAATTCTTCGGGGAAGGTCAGATCTTCTATATGTACAAGCGGCTGAACCGCGCATATCCCGGACTGGGAGGCAATACCATCCAGCCCACCCCCAGATATTCGTCTTCCCCTGGCCGGACGACGAGCTCGCTTATGGTAACCGTTAAACCTGCCAACTCATGA